One window from the genome of Hyalangium ruber encodes:
- the kdpB gene encoding potassium-transporting ATPase subunit KdpB — MASASSKSASLFEPTLLKQAALDSLRKLHPRDVARNPVMFVVWAGSLLTTVLLVRDLASSAEGATPVWFTVAVTLWLWFTVLFANFAEAVAEGRGKAQAGALRKMRKDTTARRLVDGREERVSAPSLRKGDLVVCEAGDLIPGDGEVVEGIASVDESAITGESAPVIRESGGDRSAVTGGTKVLSDRIVVRISANPGESFLDRMIGLVEGAARQKTPNEIALHILLVGLTLVFLLACVTLVPMALYSGVKLSGTAVVALLVCLIPTTIGGLLSAIGIAGMDRLLRKNVLAMSGRAVEAAGDVDTLLLDKTGTITLGNRMATELLPMPGVRLEELAEAAQLASLADETPEGRSIVTLVKDAYKMRPRELKAHHATFVPFTAQTRMSGCDLVDPGPRSIRKGAVDAILKHVQGQGGAVPSELAQAAGRIGDAGGTPLAVADGARLLGIVHLKDVVKGGIKERFDRFRAMGIRTVMITGDNPRTAAAIAKEAGVDDFLAEATPEAKLALIRAEQAKGKLVAMTGDGTNDAPALAQADVGVAMNTGTQAAKEAGNMVDLDSNPTKLLEVVEVGKQLLMTRGTLTTFSIANDVAKYFAILPALFMGVFPDIAPLNVMGLSSPYSAILAAVIFNALIIIALIPLALRGVRYRPLGAAALLRRSLLLYGVGGVIVPFVGIKVIDVLLTAAGWA, encoded by the coding sequence ATGGCCTCCGCTTCCTCGAAGTCGGCGTCGCTCTTCGAGCCGACGCTCCTGAAGCAGGCCGCGCTGGACAGCCTGCGCAAGCTCCACCCGCGCGATGTGGCGCGCAACCCGGTGATGTTCGTGGTGTGGGCCGGAAGCCTGCTCACCACGGTGCTGCTGGTGCGTGACCTCGCCTCCTCGGCGGAGGGAGCCACACCGGTGTGGTTCACCGTCGCGGTGACGCTGTGGCTGTGGTTCACCGTGCTCTTCGCCAACTTCGCCGAGGCGGTGGCGGAGGGGCGCGGCAAGGCGCAGGCGGGCGCGCTGCGCAAGATGCGCAAAGACACCACCGCGCGCCGGCTCGTGGACGGCCGGGAGGAGCGCGTGTCGGCTCCCTCCTTGCGAAAGGGAGACCTCGTGGTCTGCGAGGCGGGCGACCTCATCCCCGGAGATGGCGAGGTGGTGGAGGGCATCGCCAGCGTGGACGAGTCGGCCATCACCGGCGAGTCGGCGCCCGTCATCCGCGAGTCCGGAGGAGACCGCTCGGCGGTGACAGGGGGAACGAAGGTGCTCTCCGATCGCATCGTGGTGCGCATCTCCGCCAACCCGGGCGAGTCGTTCCTGGATCGGATGATCGGCCTGGTGGAGGGCGCGGCGCGGCAGAAGACACCCAACGAAATTGCCCTGCACATCCTGCTGGTGGGGCTGACGCTGGTGTTCCTGCTGGCGTGCGTGACGCTGGTGCCGATGGCGCTCTACTCGGGGGTGAAGCTGTCAGGCACGGCGGTGGTGGCGCTGCTGGTGTGCCTCATCCCCACGACGATTGGAGGGCTGCTGAGCGCCATTGGCATCGCGGGCATGGACCGGCTGCTGCGCAAGAACGTGCTGGCGATGAGCGGCCGGGCGGTGGAGGCGGCCGGAGACGTGGACACGCTGCTCCTGGACAAGACGGGCACCATCACCCTGGGCAACCGCATGGCCACGGAGCTGCTGCCCATGCCGGGGGTTCGCCTGGAGGAGCTTGCCGAGGCGGCGCAGCTGGCGAGCCTCGCGGACGAGACGCCCGAGGGGCGCTCCATCGTCACGCTGGTGAAGGACGCCTACAAGATGCGCCCGCGCGAGCTGAAGGCGCACCACGCCACCTTCGTACCCTTCACCGCGCAGACGCGCATGAGCGGCTGTGACCTCGTGGACCCGGGGCCGCGCAGCATCCGCAAGGGCGCGGTGGACGCCATCCTCAAGCACGTGCAGGGGCAGGGCGGCGCGGTTCCCTCCGAGCTGGCCCAGGCGGCGGGGCGCATCGGGGACGCGGGAGGCACGCCGCTGGCAGTGGCCGATGGGGCGCGGTTGCTGGGCATCGTCCACCTCAAGGACGTGGTGAAGGGCGGAATCAAGGAGCGCTTCGACCGCTTCCGGGCCATGGGCATCCGTACGGTGATGATCACCGGCGACAACCCGCGCACCGCCGCCGCCATCGCCAAGGAGGCGGGGGTGGATGACTTCCTCGCCGAGGCCACGCCGGAGGCGAAGCTGGCGCTCATCCGCGCCGAGCAGGCCAAGGGCAAGCTGGTGGCGATGACCGGGGATGGCACCAACGACGCGCCCGCGCTGGCTCAGGCGGACGTGGGCGTGGCGATGAACACGGGCACCCAGGCGGCCAAGGAGGCCGGCAACATGGTGGACCTGGACTCCAACCCCACCAAGCTCCTGGAGGTGGTGGAGGTGGGCAAGCAGTTGCTGATGACGCGCGGCACGCTGACCACGTTCTCCATCGCCAATGACGTGGCGAAGTATTTCGCCATCCTCCCGGCGCTCTTCATGGGCGTGTTTCCGGACATCGCCCCGCTGAATGTGATGGGGCTCTCCTCGCCCTACAGCGCCATCCTGGCGGCGGTCATCTTCAACGCGTTGATCATCATCGCGTTGATTCCGCTGGCCCTCCGAGGCGTGCGCTACCGGCCGCTGGGAGCCGCCGCGCTCTTGCGGCGCAGCCTGCTGCTCTATGGGGTGGGCGGCGTCATCGTTCCGTTCGTTGGCATCAAGGTCATCGATGTGTTGCTCACCGCTGCCGGCTGGGCGTGA
- the kdpA gene encoding potassium-transporting ATPase subunit KdpA — MTLLGWLQIFLFFALVLAVTRPLGAYLFRVFEGDTQPLPRVFGPVERGLLRLCGVDPKREQTWRQYAMALLAFSLFGLLLTYALLRLQHVLPLNPQGFPAVGPELAFNTAASFTTNTNWQSYAGESTLSYLSQMAGLTWQNFVSAAAGMGVALALARGFTRRPGPEGHKTLGNFYVDLVRGVLYVLLPLCVVYALFLVSQGVLQNFAPYRELVTLEGAKQTLAMGPVASQEAIKMLGTNGGGFFNANSAHPFENPTPLTNLVQMLSIFAIPSALTYTYGKMAGDTKQGWVLFAAMSVLFFAGVTAAYAAEAQGNAALAQAQVAQAGNLEGKEVRFGIPASALFATVTTDASCGAVNAMHDSFTPLGGLVPLVNMQLGEVIFGGVGAGLYGILVMVVLAVFIAGLMVGRTPEYLGKKIEAREMKLAMLYVLIFPLVILGLSAVASVIPQGLSSLNNAGPHGLSELLYTYTSGTANNGSAFAGLNANTPFWNITLGVAMLMGRFLMIIPVLAIAGSMVGKRVVPAGPGTFPTHGTLFTGLLVGVVLIVGALTFFPALSLGPIVEHFLAGAGKVY; from the coding sequence ATGACGCTGCTCGGTTGGTTGCAGATCTTCTTGTTCTTCGCGCTCGTGCTGGCGGTCACCCGGCCGCTGGGCGCCTACCTCTTCCGCGTCTTCGAAGGGGACACTCAGCCGTTGCCCAGGGTGTTCGGCCCCGTGGAGCGCGGGCTCTTGCGCTTGTGCGGGGTGGACCCGAAGCGTGAGCAGACCTGGCGCCAGTACGCGATGGCGCTGCTCGCCTTCAGCCTGTTCGGCCTGCTGCTCACCTACGCCCTGCTGAGGCTCCAGCACGTGTTGCCGCTCAACCCGCAGGGGTTCCCAGCGGTGGGACCGGAGCTGGCCTTCAACACCGCCGCCAGCTTCACCACCAACACCAACTGGCAGTCCTACGCGGGTGAGTCGACGCTGAGCTACCTCAGCCAGATGGCCGGGCTGACGTGGCAGAACTTCGTGTCCGCGGCGGCCGGTATGGGCGTGGCGCTGGCGCTGGCGCGTGGCTTCACTCGCCGCCCGGGGCCGGAAGGGCACAAGACACTGGGGAACTTCTACGTGGACCTGGTGCGTGGCGTGCTCTACGTGCTGCTGCCTCTGTGCGTCGTCTACGCGCTCTTCCTCGTGAGCCAGGGCGTGCTGCAGAACTTCGCGCCCTACCGGGAGCTGGTGACGCTGGAGGGCGCCAAGCAGACGCTGGCCATGGGCCCGGTGGCCTCGCAGGAGGCCATCAAGATGCTGGGCACCAACGGTGGCGGCTTCTTCAACGCCAACAGCGCCCACCCGTTCGAGAACCCCACGCCGCTCACCAACCTGGTGCAGATGCTGTCCATCTTCGCCATCCCCTCGGCCCTTACGTACACGTACGGGAAGATGGCGGGGGACACGAAGCAGGGCTGGGTCCTCTTCGCGGCCATGAGTGTGCTGTTCTTCGCGGGCGTGACGGCCGCCTACGCCGCCGAGGCGCAGGGCAACGCCGCGCTGGCGCAGGCCCAGGTGGCGCAGGCGGGCAACCTGGAGGGCAAGGAGGTGCGCTTTGGCATCCCCGCCTCGGCGCTCTTCGCCACCGTCACCACGGACGCCTCGTGTGGCGCCGTCAACGCCATGCATGACAGTTTCACGCCACTGGGCGGGCTGGTGCCGCTGGTGAACATGCAGCTCGGCGAGGTCATCTTCGGCGGGGTGGGGGCCGGGCTCTACGGCATCCTCGTCATGGTGGTGCTCGCGGTCTTCATCGCGGGCCTCATGGTGGGCCGTACGCCCGAGTACCTGGGCAAGAAGATCGAAGCCCGAGAGATGAAGCTCGCCATGCTGTACGTGCTCATCTTCCCGCTGGTCATCCTCGGGCTGAGCGCGGTGGCCTCCGTCATTCCGCAGGGCCTCTCCTCGCTCAACAACGCCGGGCCGCACGGCCTGTCGGAGCTGCTCTACACGTACACGAGCGGCACGGCCAACAACGGCAGCGCCTTCGCGGGCCTCAACGCCAACACGCCCTTCTGGAACATCACCCTGGGGGTGGCCATGTTGATGGGCCGGTTCCTGATGATCATCCCGGTGCTGGCCATCGCTGGCTCCATGGTCGGCAAGAGGGTGGTGCCCGCGGGCCCTGGCACCTTCCCCACCCACGGCACGCTCTTCACCGGGCTGCTGGTGGGTGTCGTCCTCATCGTCGGCGCGTTGACCTTCTTCCCGGCGCTCTCGCTGGGCCCCATCGTGGAGCACTTCCTCGCCGGGGCTGGAAAGGTGTACTGA
- the kdpF gene encoding K(+)-transporting ATPase subunit F, translating to MTFEYAAGAVLSVLLAVYLLYALVRPEHF from the coding sequence ATGACCTTCGAATACGCGGCCGGTGCCGTGCTCTCGGTGCTGCTCGCCGTCTACCTCCTCTATGCCTTGGTCCGGCCCGAGCACTTCTAG
- a CDS encoding M90 family metallopeptidase encodes MLGPFRWLRRRQLLRRPLPPEWLGYLDKRVPFFRELSPELRQRFLDKLKVFAWEKEFIGAGGFTITDEVRVVVAATAVQLVLFLDLSYYDRLREVIVYPGAFKLPDRTGAVLGEAKNWGTVILSWDSVLAGLRNPDDGHDTAAHEFAHVLDRADGAFDGTPKLRQYSHYREWASVMSEHFHGLQQGRRAERNVMDDYGSLNEAEFFAVATESFFEKPRQMKQKTPELYEEMKRFYGWDPAPGD; translated from the coding sequence ATGCTTGGACCGTTCCGCTGGCTCCGTCGCCGGCAGCTGCTGCGCCGCCCCCTCCCGCCCGAGTGGCTGGGCTACCTCGACAAGCGCGTCCCCTTCTTCCGGGAGCTGTCCCCGGAGCTGCGCCAGCGCTTCCTCGACAAGCTGAAGGTGTTCGCCTGGGAGAAGGAGTTCATCGGCGCGGGCGGCTTCACCATCACCGATGAGGTGCGCGTGGTGGTGGCGGCCACGGCGGTGCAGCTCGTGCTGTTCCTGGACCTCTCGTATTACGACCGGCTGCGGGAGGTCATCGTCTATCCCGGGGCCTTCAAGCTGCCGGACCGCACGGGCGCGGTGCTCGGGGAGGCGAAGAACTGGGGCACGGTCATCCTCTCGTGGGACTCGGTGCTCGCCGGGCTGCGCAACCCCGATGACGGGCACGACACGGCGGCGCACGAGTTCGCCCACGTGCTGGACCGTGCGGACGGGGCCTTCGACGGGACACCGAAGCTGCGCCAGTACTCGCACTATCGGGAGTGGGCCTCGGTGATGAGCGAGCACTTCCACGGCCTGCAGCAGGGCCGGCGGGCCGAGCGCAACGTGATGGACGACTACGGCTCGCTCAACGAGGCGGAGTTCTTCGCGGTGGCCACCGAGTCTTTCTTCGAGAAGCCGCGGCAGATGAAGCAGAAGACGCCGGAGCTCTACGAGGAGATGAAGCGCTTCTACGGCTGGGACCCCGCACCCGGGGACTGA
- a CDS encoding PKD domain-containing protein gives MSRASASRLAWLAGLWAVAWVGCTTEGPPVRPAPVGSARVVYVLPRNLPADTLVRVSSTATSAGVSYRTELQGSGPVRQGWLRELPVGRYDIRAGAFDALGTSRFETQEVSVELAPQGTALIVLGVKDTSAQAEEESAWLQAVIASAGAVLPGDTVSLRAVASDPTSQDALSYEWQAQAGTFDDASAEAPVWKAPTEEGSWTVSLVVRDSRGTATSLSFPVEVSGVRALSGNGSVMLNRWPQLGELSAQPQDEVVVGAPVTVAASGKDADGDALTYQWTAECEGSLVDGSSATALFTPSAVPSEATCNNCQLRVRIQDQHGGSTSYGLGLCVRERRPPTVLATSATEVNAIPGEVLRFSVSAVDPAGGPLTFTWSASTGLVDAPVLAGGTSEVAWTSLSCIPAGGMPTLRATVTNLAGLSVDVPFTVNWNGPTCGHAPCVAELARDLVTFRDNCTTDTPVFIPDGFTLQGEGHTLSAVDPAGGSFVGAILRNRGTTAHVRGLKLEARGLVKSGACDVGEDRLRGILLLGASGSVVDSEVSGIHRNQAVDGNPEGTPRGCQEGHAIEVRNPAAAERRAVEVLRNRVSGHQKVGIVIIGDVDATVVDNEVRGEGPVSHIARNGVQLSNGATGRVAGNDISGHSYTGNDLGTGILVAGGAYYGLELCRDITIEGNTLTDNDIGIYLSQAEADGSGPATSTRLRVVDNVLSKGTVTNGFPFQAAISDLGGGNLISSNVITGTGYDPETQPGATFDVDVVAGDAAQVMFLTPTRTVAAGACSGRVLVQSQDVKGNLVKPTLATFTLTASGEAAAGLDFYATPDCSGPVLSTVELSTPQAETAFYFKAPSQPGAVTLTVSNGSLTSSQEQTVRAP, from the coding sequence ATGAGTCGAGCGAGCGCGAGCCGCCTGGCGTGGTTGGCCGGGCTGTGGGCGGTAGCCTGGGTGGGCTGCACGACGGAGGGGCCTCCGGTGCGGCCAGCGCCCGTGGGCTCGGCGCGGGTGGTGTACGTGCTGCCCCGCAACCTGCCGGCGGACACGCTGGTGCGAGTGAGCTCCACCGCCACGAGCGCGGGCGTCAGCTACCGCACCGAGCTCCAGGGCTCGGGCCCGGTGCGGCAGGGCTGGCTGCGAGAGCTTCCCGTGGGCCGGTACGACATCCGCGCTGGGGCATTCGATGCGCTGGGGACGTCGCGCTTCGAGACGCAGGAGGTCTCCGTCGAGCTCGCGCCGCAGGGCACGGCGCTGATCGTCCTGGGGGTGAAGGACACCAGCGCCCAGGCCGAGGAGGAGTCGGCGTGGCTCCAGGCGGTGATCGCCTCCGCCGGTGCGGTCCTGCCAGGAGACACGGTGTCCCTGCGGGCGGTGGCGAGCGATCCCACGTCCCAGGATGCCCTGAGCTACGAGTGGCAGGCGCAAGCAGGCACCTTCGACGACGCGAGCGCCGAGGCCCCCGTGTGGAAGGCGCCCACGGAGGAGGGCTCGTGGACGGTGAGCCTGGTGGTGCGGGACTCGCGCGGCACGGCGACGTCGCTCTCATTCCCCGTGGAGGTCTCGGGGGTGCGAGCCCTGAGCGGCAACGGTTCGGTGATGCTCAACCGATGGCCCCAACTGGGGGAGCTGAGCGCCCAGCCGCAGGACGAGGTGGTCGTCGGGGCGCCGGTGACGGTGGCGGCCTCCGGGAAGGACGCCGACGGGGACGCGCTCACCTATCAATGGACCGCTGAGTGCGAGGGGAGCCTGGTGGACGGCTCCAGCGCGACGGCGCTCTTCACCCCGTCCGCGGTTCCCAGCGAGGCCACCTGTAACAACTGCCAATTGAGGGTGCGGATCCAGGATCAGCATGGCGGGAGCACGAGCTATGGCCTGGGCCTGTGCGTGCGCGAGCGGAGGCCGCCGACGGTGCTCGCCACCAGCGCCACGGAGGTGAACGCCATACCGGGCGAGGTGCTGCGCTTCAGCGTCTCGGCTGTGGATCCGGCGGGCGGGCCGCTGACCTTCACCTGGAGCGCGAGCACGGGCCTGGTGGACGCGCCCGTGTTGGCGGGGGGCACGAGCGAGGTGGCCTGGACTTCGCTGTCGTGCATACCGGCCGGGGGGATGCCCACCCTTCGCGCGACCGTCACCAACCTGGCGGGGCTCAGCGTCGACGTCCCCTTCACCGTGAACTGGAACGGGCCCACCTGTGGCCACGCGCCGTGTGTGGCCGAGCTCGCGCGAGACCTGGTGACGTTCCGGGACAACTGCACCACGGACACGCCGGTGTTCATCCCGGACGGGTTCACGCTGCAGGGCGAGGGGCACACGCTCTCGGCGGTGGATCCAGCGGGAGGGTCCTTCGTCGGAGCGATTCTGCGCAACCGCGGCACGACGGCGCACGTGCGCGGGCTGAAGCTCGAGGCGCGGGGCCTGGTGAAGAGCGGCGCGTGTGACGTGGGAGAGGATCGGCTGCGCGGCATCCTGTTGTTGGGGGCCTCGGGCTCGGTGGTGGACAGCGAGGTCTCCGGCATCCATCGAAATCAGGCAGTGGACGGCAATCCCGAAGGCACGCCGAGAGGCTGCCAGGAGGGCCACGCCATCGAGGTGCGCAACCCGGCCGCCGCGGAGCGCCGAGCGGTGGAGGTGCTGCGCAACCGGGTGAGCGGCCACCAGAAGGTGGGCATCGTGATCATCGGCGACGTGGACGCCACCGTCGTGGACAACGAGGTGAGAGGCGAGGGGCCGGTGAGCCACATTGCTCGCAATGGCGTGCAGCTCAGCAACGGCGCCACGGGACGGGTGGCGGGGAATGACATCTCCGGACACTCGTACACGGGCAACGACCTGGGCACGGGCATCCTCGTGGCGGGCGGGGCCTACTACGGCCTGGAGCTGTGCCGGGACATCACCATCGAGGGCAACACCCTCACCGACAATGACATCGGCATCTACCTGAGCCAGGCCGAGGCGGACGGCAGCGGTCCCGCCACCTCGACGCGGCTCCGGGTGGTGGACAACGTGCTCAGCAAAGGCACGGTGACGAACGGCTTCCCGTTCCAGGCCGCCATCTCGGACCTCGGGGGCGGCAACCTCATCAGCTCGAATGTGATTACGGGGACGGGCTATGACCCGGAGACGCAGCCGGGCGCCACCTTCGACGTGGATGTGGTGGCGGGCGATGCGGCGCAGGTGATGTTCCTGACTCCCACGAGGACGGTGGCGGCGGGGGCCTGCTCGGGGCGGGTGTTGGTGCAGAGCCAGGATGTGAAGGGCAACCTCGTGAAGCCCACGCTGGCGACCTTCACCCTGACGGCGAGCGGGGAGGCGGCGGCGGGGCTCGACTTCTACGCGACGCCGGACTGCTCGGGGCCGGTCCTCTCCACCGTGGAGCTGTCCACACCGCAAGCGGAGACGGCCTTCTACTTCAAGGCCCCCTCCCAGCCTGGCGCGGTGACGCTCACGGTGAGCAACGGGAGCCTGACCTCCTCCCAGGAGCAGACCGTCCGCGCACCCTGA
- a CDS encoding DNA methyltransferase, with protein sequence MAEQGASGSAEQGQRTVECAEALAWLSGREVLRGCSVITSLPDVSEFPALSLAEWKRWFVGAAARVMEKVPEDGVAIFYQTDVKKDGAWVDKGYLISKAAEEAGFEALWHKVVCRRPPGTVTFGRPAYSHLLCFSRGIRVELAEATADVLPEAGEVTWTRGMGVQACLVACRFILEHTQSRTVVDPFCGHGTVLAVANALGLDALGVELSRKRAKKARALRVRLEAGSLTLASSSSLTQP encoded by the coding sequence GTGGCGGAGCAGGGCGCGAGCGGATCAGCGGAGCAGGGCCAGCGGACGGTGGAGTGCGCCGAGGCGCTGGCGTGGCTGTCGGGCCGCGAGGTGCTGCGCGGGTGCTCGGTCATCACCTCGCTGCCGGACGTGTCCGAGTTCCCCGCGCTGTCGCTCGCCGAGTGGAAGCGGTGGTTCGTCGGCGCCGCGGCACGGGTGATGGAGAAGGTACCGGAGGACGGGGTGGCCATCTTCTACCAGACGGACGTGAAGAAGGACGGCGCCTGGGTGGACAAGGGCTATCTGATCAGCAAGGCCGCGGAGGAGGCCGGCTTCGAGGCGCTCTGGCACAAGGTGGTGTGCCGCCGGCCCCCGGGCACGGTGACGTTCGGGCGGCCGGCCTACTCACATCTGCTGTGCTTCTCGCGCGGCATCCGCGTCGAGCTGGCCGAGGCCACCGCGGACGTGCTGCCCGAAGCGGGCGAGGTGACGTGGACGCGAGGCATGGGCGTGCAGGCCTGTCTCGTCGCGTGCCGCTTCATCCTCGAGCATACCCAGAGCCGCACGGTGGTGGATCCGTTCTGCGGACACGGCACGGTGCTGGCGGTGGCCAACGCGCTGGGGCTGGACGCCCTGGGCGTGGAGCTCAGCCGCAAGCGCGCGAAGAAGGCGCGCGCGCTCCGCGTGCGGCTCGAAGCGGGCAGCCTCACGCTGGCTTCGTCATCTTCTCTCACGCAGCCTTGA